Genomic window (Streptomyces sp. SLBN-31):
CCCCGGCCCCGTCGGCCAGGAGACCGAGCAGCGGCCACACCCCGGCCGCGGAGAACACCGTGCCGCCGGGCGCCACCGCCGCCCACCGGGCGGTCAGGTCGTTGACCGCCCGGATCGTCTGATTCGTGATCCGCATTCCGCCCCCACCAGCCCCGCGCTTACCATGCGCCCAGCCGTACACCGCTCCCGCAAGGCCGGTCGTTACGTACGTCTCCGCACCCCTGCGCGCAGCTCCCGCAGCGCCGCCCGAACCAGGAGCACGGTACCCATGTCCATACCGCCGCCCCCAGGGCCCCAACAGCCCCAGGAGCCCCAGCTCCCCGCGCAGCCGCCGTATCCGCACCCGTACCCGTACCAGCCCTGGGGCCAGGGCTACAGCCCGTACAACCGCCCCGCCCCGGTCAACGCTCTCGCCATCGCCTCCCTGGTCCTGGGCATCCTGTGCTGCGTCCCCGCCCTCGGGCTGCTGTTCGGCCTGATCGCGCTCGGGCAGATCCGCCGGAAGGGCGAGCGAGGCAAGGGCATGGCGATCGCCGGGTCGGTCCTGTCGTCGGTCGGACTCGCCCTGTGGGTACTGGTACTGGCCACGAACGGCATCTCCGAGTTCTGGTCCGGCTTCAAGGAGGCCGCGCACGACAACGGCAGCGCCTACACCCTCACCAAGGGCGAGTGCTTCGACTCGCCGGACGGGTCCCTGGAGGGCGTGGCCTACGACGTCGACAAGGTGCCCTGCGCCGGACGGCACGACGGCGAGGTCTTCGCCGCCTTCAAGATGTCCGGCCCTGCCGTCTACCCCGGCGACGAGAAGGTCACCGGCATCGCCGACACCCGCTGCTACGCGCTGCGTTACTCCTATGCCATGGACGTCTGGGCCGTGCCGGACGACGTCGACGTGTACTACCTCACCCCGACCCGGGACAGCTGGCGCTACGGCGACCGGGAGGTCACCTGCGTGTTCGGCAGCACCGACGACGGTGGCAACCTGACCGGCTCGCTGCGCAACGACGGACGCTCGCTGGACACCGATCAGATCGCCTACCTCAAGGCCGTCAACATCGAGAACAAGGCCCTCGACACCCAGCCCGTGGACGGCCCCGACGACGATCTGCGGGCGAGCACGGACTGGGCCGTGCGGATGGCCGGGGCGCTCGCCGAGGAGTCCCGCACGCTGCGCGGCCACACCTGGCCCGCCGACGCCAGGGGCCCGGTCACGGCCGTCGCCAAGGAGGTGGAGACGATCCGCAAGCAGTGGACCCGGGCCGCCGCGGCGACCGGCGCGGACGGCTTCTACGCCGCCTACGACCGGATCATGGTGCTGTCCGCCCCCGGCAGGTCCGTCACCGCCCGCAAGGCTCTGGGTCTCGCCACCACCCCGCCTTCCGGCGACGCGCGGGACGGTGGAGGGGGTGGCGGGGGAGACACTTCCGAACTGGAGGTGTGACGGCGGCTATAGCGGAGAGAAAGTGCCTGCGTAAAGCCCTCACCCGGCACATGTCATCACATCGAGTGATTCCCTGGCCTTTGCTTGCATGGCGGAACCCACGGTTGCCAGGCTGTTGCTGTCTGTACAACCTGATGGGAGTGGCCAGTGACTTTCGGTGAGCAGCCGGCGTACTTGCGTGTCGCGGGTGATCTCCGCAAGAAGATCGTCAGCGGTTCACTGCCACCCCACACCCGGCTGCCCTCCCAGGCGAGAATCCGCGAGGAGTACGGCGTCTCGGACACCGTGGCCCTGGAGGCGCGCAAGGTCCTCATGGCCGAGGGTCTGGTCGAGGGCCGCTCGGGTTCGGGCACGTACGTCCGCGAGCGGCCGGTGCCCCGCAGCATCGCCCGCTCCGGCTTCCGTCCGTCGGGCGGGGCGACGCCCTTCCGGCAGGAGCAGGCCGACGGTGATGCGCGCGGCACCTGGGAGTCCCGCAGCGAGCAGACCGAGGCCGGCGGCGCGATCGCCGAGCGGCTGTCCATCAAGCCCGGCGACCGGGTGATGTGCACCCGGTACGTCTTCCGGGAGGCCGGCGAGGCGATGATGCTCTCCACCTCCTGGGAGCCCCTCGCGGTTACCGGCCGCACCCCGGTGATGCTGCCCGAGGAGGGCCCGCTCGGCGGCATGGGCGTCGTCGAGCGCATGGCGGCGATCGACGTGATCGTCGACAACGTCACCGAGGAGGTGGGCGCCCGCCCCGGCCTCGCCGAGGAACTCCTCGCCCTCGGCGGAGTGCCCGGCCATGTCGTCCTCGTCGTCCAGCGGACCTTCTACGCCTCGGGCCGCCCCGTCGAGACCGCCGACGTGGTCGTCCCGGCCGACCGCTACCGGGTCGCGTACCACCTGCCGGTGAAGTAGCGCACACCTTTACGGCTGTTACCGCCGGAAGCGCCCCCCTGGAGGTCTGCTCCGGTGGTGCCCAGGGCCGCCCGCGCGCCGGTGGAATCTGGCCGTTTTCGCAGGTGGTTCCCTTCCTGTCCGGAGTGCCCCTGACCGGATGCGTCGCCCCTCACGGACGGCGCATCCGGCGTCGTGCGCCCCCTTCGGTCTGGCCGGTTGCGTACCTCTTTGTGAAAAGCCGTATTCGCTGCGTGAAGCGAAGGCGTAGGCTCGGGCATATGCGGATTGCGGTTTCCTCAGCGGGCGGGGGCGGTGGAGCGCGGTGAACGACGGCACGATCACTCTTCCCTGGCTCGTCATACGACAGGACGACAACGGCAATCGCTACCGAGTGGGCCGGTACGCGACTCGCGCGGAGGCCCAGAAGATCGCGGACAGCCTCGACGACCGCGGTCACAAACAGCTCTACTGGGTCGAGCGGATCGGCCAGAACGGAGCGAGCGCGGTCAACTGATCCCGGTGCCGTAGGCTCCCGCGCATGACGGATCGGATCGTGGTGGTGGGTGCGGCCCTGTTCGACGGCCCCCGCCTCCTGGCCGCCCGCCGCAGCGCGCCCCCCGCCCTCGCCGGACGCTGGGAACTCCCCGGCGGCAAGGTGGAGCGGGGCGAGACGCCCGACGCGGCCCTGGTGCGGGAACTGCGCGAGGAACTGGGCGTCGAGGCGGAGGCCCTGGCGCGCGTGACGGGCGAGTGGCCGCTGAAGCCGCCGTACGTCCTCCAGGTCTGGACGGCCCGTCTGCTCTCCGGCTCCCCGGCACCCAAGCCGCTCCAGGATCACGACGAACTGCGCTGGCTCGGACCGGACGAGATCTGGGACGTCGACTGGCTCGACCAGGACGTGGAGGCGGTCCGCCAGGTGACCGCCGGCTGAGCCCCACATCTCTTCTGCGCCGTTCGTGCCACAGTGCGCCCCACTTGACGGTACTCGCCCCTCGATATCGGGTATGTGCCCATTAACCCCAAGAAACCGGACATGGGGTGTATCTGGCCCGGGAAGTGATCGGCGTGATCGACACCGACGGCGACTGCGCCGAGTGGAGCTTCCCCGCCCAGCCCGGCGCGGTCAGAACCGCCCGCCACGCCGTTCGCGGCCAACTGCACAGCTGGGCCCTGGACACCCTGGGAGACCTCACGGCCCTGCTGGTCAGCGAACTCGTGACCAACTCCCTGCGGCACGCCACCGGACCCATCGGCGTCCGTCTCGTCCGGCCCGCCGGCCTGCCCGGCGTGCTCCTCGTCGAGGTCTCCGACCCGCTCCCGGACCCGCCCCGCGAGCGCGCCGCCCACCCCGAGGACGAGAGCGGCCGCGGCCTGCAACTGGTCGCTCATTCATCCCGTCGCTGGGGTACCCGGCCCGGACAGTCGGGCAAGACCGTGTGGTTCGAACTGGCGGTCCCCGGATAGGGCCTGCGGACGCTGTACGCGGGCGCCCTCCGTGTCGGTCGCGGGACGGGCCCCGTCGACGGTTGGAGGAGAGTGGGTTCGACGCCGTGTCCGCTGGTTAGAAGACTGGAAGTGTTGTCACGGCCGGGACCGAAAACCGCCGGGAACGTGCTGTGATCGTGAACACCGTGTTGTGCGGCGCCGTAGTGCTGGATACTGCGGGCAGCCGCCCCCGGTGACCGGTGCCGGGCGCGGTGAGCTGGAGGGGACGGTTCGCGTGAGCGAGATACCAGCGAAGGCCACGGAGTCCGAGGACCCGTCGGACGGCGCGAGGAGGAGCGCCGCGGGCGATGCCGCGGCGTCCACCATCCGCGCGACGACGGGCGGGCCCGGGCCGACCTCGTCCGGTGCGTCCTCCCCGGACAGGGCGACCCGCGACACCGGCCTCGGGGACGAGCCCACCGCCGACGCCATGTGGCAGAGCAGCCCGCCCGGCTCGATCTACGACTACATCAAGGTCGCGTCCTTCTCCATCGGCCCCGACGGCCTCGTCGACCAGTGGAGCCTGCGCGCCGAGCAGCTCTTCGGCATCCCCGCCCGGCGCGCCCTCGGCATGGACCCCATCAAGGCGTTCGTCGACCCCGACCTGCGCGAACACGGCCAGCGCAAGATGGCCGAGATCCTCGACGGCCGGGAGTGGACCGGCGTGGTGCCGTTCCGGACGCCCGGGACCGCCGGGGAAGCGGACGAGAAGGAGGGCCTGGCCGAGGTCTACGTCATGCCGACGCGGACCGAGGAGGGCGAGAAGGCCGCCGTCTGCATCGTCGTCGACGTGCGCACCCTGCGCAGCATCGAGACCGACCTCGCCGCGTCGCAGTCGATTTTCGGTCAATCCCCCTTCGGCTTCCTGCTGATCGACCCCGATCTGCGGATCCGCCGCGCGAACCAGCAGTTCGCCCAGACCTTCGGCGGCGCCTACGGCAGCTCGCCCGAGGACCACCGCGGCCGCGGCGTCCACGACTACCTGCGCAGCCCAGAGGCCGAACGCGTCGCCGCGACCCTGCGCCGGGTCCTGGAGACCGGCGACTCCATCACGGACATGCACGTCACTGGCTTCCTGCCGGGCTCGGAGGAACGCCGGCACTGGTCGGTCAACCTCTACCGGGTGCACAGCGGCTCCGGACGCCCGATCGGTATCGCCTGGCTCGGAATCGACATCACCTCCCGTCGCGCCGCCGCCCGCGAGGCGGCCGCCGCACGGCGCAATCTCGCCCTTCTCAACGAGGCCGGCGCCCGCATCGGCAACTCCCTCGACCTCGAGACCACGGCCCGCGAACTCCTCGACGTCGTCGTCCCCGGCTTCTGCGACCTCGCCACGGTCGACCTCTACCAGGGCCTGCTGGCCGGCGACGAGACACCGCCGGGCCTCGCCGACGGCAGCGCGGAGCTGCGCCGGGTCGCCTTCGCCAGCGCGGTCTCCGACGCCCCCTTCATCGGCTCCGGGCCGCCCGTCGCGGTCGGCGCCGTCCACCACTACCCCTTCAACTCACCCTGCGCGGACGCCCTGCGCACCGCCCGCCCCCAGCTGGTGCCCGCCGAGGAGGGCGGCCTCGTCCAGTCCACCCTGGCCGTCCCGATGGTCGCCCACGACACCGTCGTGGGACTCGCCCAGTTCGCCCGGACCAAGGGCAGCGAGCCGTTCGGCGACCGGGACCGCGATCTGGCGGTGGAGCTGGCGGCCCGGGCCGCGGTCTGCATCGACAACGCGCGCCTGTACCGCCGCGAGCACGAACGGGCGTTGATACTGCAGCGCTCCCTGCTCCCGCCGGGCGACCCGGTCGCCGCCGGCCTCGACATCGCCTGCCGCTACCTGCCCGGCAACTCCTCCTCCGACCGCCCCAGCGAGGTCGGCGGCGACTGGTTCGACGTCATCGAACTGCCCGGTCACCGCACGGCCTTGGTCGTCGGCGACGTCATGGGCCGCGGGCTGCGCGCCGCGGTGGCCATGGGCGAACTCCGGTCCGCGGTCCGGACGCTCGCCCTGCTCGACCTCGAACCCGCCGAGGTGCTCAGCGCGTTGGACGAGATCGCCCGGGGCCTCGGCGCGCCGGGCGGGGTCCAGCAGGCGACCCGCGCGGCCCGCCGCCCGCGCGAGGCGGACCTCTCCGAGGTGTATCTCGCGACCTGCGTGTACGCGGTCTACGACTCGGTGACGCGCCGCTGCACGTTCGCCAACGCGGGGCATCTGCCGCCGGTTTTGGTCGAGCCGGGCGAGGACGCGTTGATGCTGGACGTGCCGCCCGGGATGCCCCTGGGCGTGGGCGGGGAGCCCTTCGAGGAGGTGGAGGTCGAACTGCCCGAGGGCGCCCTCCTCGCGCTCTACACGGATGGACTGGTCGAAAGCCGCGATCACCCCCTGGACGAGGGTCTCCAGGCGTTCGTCGGCGCCCTGACCGATCCGGCCCGCCCACTGGAGGACGTCTGCGACCACGTCCTCAACACCCTCGACACCCACCACGGCGAGGACGACATCGCCCTGCTGATGGCCCGCGTCCAGGGCCTGCCGGCCGACTCCGTCGGCGACTGGACGCTGCCGCGCGAGCCGCGCAGTGTCGGGCGGGCACGGGAGTACGCGCGCGGTCAGCTGCTGTCGTGGGACCTGGAGCCGCTCGTCGACACGACGGAACTGCTGGTCAGTGAGCTGGTGACGAACGCCCTGCGGTACGGCGAGGGGGAGATCCGGCTGCGGCTGCTGCTCGACCGGACCCTGGTGTGCGAGGTGTGGGACTCGGGGCTGGTGCAGCCGCGCCGGCGGCGGGCCCGCGACACCGACGAGGGCGGCCGAGGGCTCCAGCTGGTGGGGTTGCTGAGCGCGGCCTGGGGATCGCGGCGGACCCCGCGGGGCAAGACGGTCTGGTTCGAACTGCCGCTGCCGGACGGGGAGACGGGGCTCACGGACCCGGCGGAGGCATTGCTGAGCCTGTTCTGAGACACATCCGGTCGTCGCAGCGCGTGCGGGTCCGTTGTGGCTGGTCGCGCAGTTCCCCGCCCCCCTAAGGGGGCGCCTGGGGCGAACGGCGGGTGTCCTGTTCCGCCAGTTTCAGGGCCAGGACTGCCATCGTGTCCGCCGTCGGCGGTTCGGAGAGGAGGAGCCTGCGGGCCTCCGCCAGGCGGGTGCGGGCCTCGGCGCCCACCAGTCCTCGGTGCGTGATGACGAAGTCGTCCGCGGTGCTGACGGAGGTGCGCGCGACCAGCCACGCGGCGGCAGACAGCACACCGTCCCGTGGTGCTCCGGCCGCCCGCACGATGTGCCGCAGGGCGTCGAGCGGATCGTACGGCCCGCCGGTCAGGTCCTCCCGCACCGCGGCGAGCACCCGGTCGGCCGCGGGGTCCGGCCTCCCGGCGAGTGCCGCCTCCGCGCCCGTGAGCGCGGCCGGAACCAGGGACGCGGCCGAGGTCAGCGCCGACTCGAGGCGGTCGATGCCGGTGACGAGCGACGCGGCCAGCGCGATGTCCTCCTCGGCGGTACGAAGGTGTTGCGCGGCCTGCTCCGCCTCGCCCAGGTCGGAGCTCTGACGGGCCTGGTTGAGGCGGGTCGTGGCGGACACCAAACGGTCCTTGGCCTGCTCGACGTGGCCGGTGACGGAGGTGGTCGCGGTGCGGCCGTGGCGGCCGGTGAGGCCGGCGACGGTCGCCTCCGCGGCCGCGATACGGCCGGTGAGGTCCCGGAAGCGGGCCTCCGCGATCTCCAGCGCCGACCCCAGCCCGTCGCTCTCCAGAGCGCGCAGCCGGTCGAACGCCTCCCTCTCCGC
Coding sequences:
- a CDS encoding DUF4190 domain-containing protein; the encoded protein is MSIPPPPGPQQPQEPQLPAQPPYPHPYPYQPWGQGYSPYNRPAPVNALAIASLVLGILCCVPALGLLFGLIALGQIRRKGERGKGMAIAGSVLSSVGLALWVLVLATNGISEFWSGFKEAAHDNGSAYTLTKGECFDSPDGSLEGVAYDVDKVPCAGRHDGEVFAAFKMSGPAVYPGDEKVTGIADTRCYALRYSYAMDVWAVPDDVDVYYLTPTRDSWRYGDREVTCVFGSTDDGGNLTGSLRNDGRSLDTDQIAYLKAVNIENKALDTQPVDGPDDDLRASTDWAVRMAGALAEESRTLRGHTWPADARGPVTAVAKEVETIRKQWTRAAAATGADGFYAAYDRIMVLSAPGRSVTARKALGLATTPPSGDARDGGGGGGGDTSELEV
- a CDS encoding GntR family transcriptional regulator; this translates as MTFGEQPAYLRVAGDLRKKIVSGSLPPHTRLPSQARIREEYGVSDTVALEARKVLMAEGLVEGRSGSGTYVRERPVPRSIARSGFRPSGGATPFRQEQADGDARGTWESRSEQTEAGGAIAERLSIKPGDRVMCTRYVFREAGEAMMLSTSWEPLAVTGRTPVMLPEEGPLGGMGVVERMAAIDVIVDNVTEEVGARPGLAEELLALGGVPGHVVLVVQRTFYASGRPVETADVVVPADRYRVAYHLPVK
- a CDS encoding SPOR domain-containing protein, whose product is MNDGTITLPWLVIRQDDNGNRYRVGRYATRAEAQKIADSLDDRGHKQLYWVERIGQNGASAVN
- a CDS encoding (deoxy)nucleoside triphosphate pyrophosphohydrolase, encoding MTDRIVVVGAALFDGPRLLAARRSAPPALAGRWELPGGKVERGETPDAALVRELREELGVEAEALARVTGEWPLKPPYVLQVWTARLLSGSPAPKPLQDHDELRWLGPDEIWDVDWLDQDVEAVRQVTAG
- a CDS encoding ATP-binding protein: MIGVIDTDGDCAEWSFPAQPGAVRTARHAVRGQLHSWALDTLGDLTALLVSELVTNSLRHATGPIGVRLVRPAGLPGVLLVEVSDPLPDPPRERAAHPEDESGRGLQLVAHSSRRWGTRPGQSGKTVWFELAVPG
- a CDS encoding SpoIIE family protein phosphatase, with the translated sequence MSEIPAKATESEDPSDGARRSAAGDAAASTIRATTGGPGPTSSGASSPDRATRDTGLGDEPTADAMWQSSPPGSIYDYIKVASFSIGPDGLVDQWSLRAEQLFGIPARRALGMDPIKAFVDPDLREHGQRKMAEILDGREWTGVVPFRTPGTAGEADEKEGLAEVYVMPTRTEEGEKAAVCIVVDVRTLRSIETDLAASQSIFGQSPFGFLLIDPDLRIRRANQQFAQTFGGAYGSSPEDHRGRGVHDYLRSPEAERVAATLRRVLETGDSITDMHVTGFLPGSEERRHWSVNLYRVHSGSGRPIGIAWLGIDITSRRAAAREAAAARRNLALLNEAGARIGNSLDLETTARELLDVVVPGFCDLATVDLYQGLLAGDETPPGLADGSAELRRVAFASAVSDAPFIGSGPPVAVGAVHHYPFNSPCADALRTARPQLVPAEEGGLVQSTLAVPMVAHDTVVGLAQFARTKGSEPFGDRDRDLAVELAARAAVCIDNARLYRREHERALILQRSLLPPGDPVAAGLDIACRYLPGNSSSDRPSEVGGDWFDVIELPGHRTALVVGDVMGRGLRAAVAMGELRSAVRTLALLDLEPAEVLSALDEIARGLGAPGGVQQATRAARRPREADLSEVYLATCVYAVYDSVTRRCTFANAGHLPPVLVEPGEDALMLDVPPGMPLGVGGEPFEEVEVELPEGALLALYTDGLVESRDHPLDEGLQAFVGALTDPARPLEDVCDHVLNTLDTHHGEDDIALLMARVQGLPADSVGDWTLPREPRSVGRAREYARGQLLSWDLEPLVDTTELLVSELVTNALRYGEGEIRLRLLLDRTLVCEVWDSGLVQPRRRRARDTDEGGRGLQLVGLLSAAWGSRRTPRGKTVWFELPLPDGETGLTDPAEALLSLF